From the Bacillus tuaregi genome, one window contains:
- a CDS encoding LCP family glycopolymer transferase: MRSDKKKRKNGKRWLKILGLLLVLLIAGGGVYAYNVYQSLTSAVDTMHQPIKREKSEKRPEVITLTKEEDPDPFSVLLLGVDEREGDSGRSDTMIVLTVNPEMNSIKMLSIPRDTRTEIVGRGVEDKINHAYAFGREEMSMATVENLLDIPIDYYVKVNMEGFKDIVDAVGGIQVTNELNFTIEGNQFKKGLNQLDGIQALAYVRMRKEDPNGDYGRQERQRQVIQGIISKGASFSSLTRFDEIFAALGKNVRTNLTFNEMMNIQKNYKAAAGSVEQIQMTGENKKIDKIFYIIVPDEEIQKVQTELKTHLEMK; encoded by the coding sequence ATGAGATCTGATAAGAAGAAGCGAAAGAATGGAAAGCGTTGGCTGAAAATACTCGGGCTACTGCTGGTACTGCTGATTGCAGGTGGCGGAGTTTATGCCTACAATGTGTATCAATCCTTGACCTCTGCGGTGGATACGATGCACCAGCCGATCAAAAGGGAAAAATCCGAAAAACGTCCGGAAGTGATTACCCTGACAAAGGAAGAGGACCCAGACCCTTTTTCCGTCCTGCTGCTCGGGGTTGACGAGCGTGAAGGTGACAGCGGTCGTTCCGATACGATGATTGTCCTTACCGTGAATCCGGAGATGAATTCGATTAAGATGCTCAGCATTCCGCGTGATACAAGAACGGAGATTGTCGGGCGCGGTGTGGAGGATAAAATTAATCATGCCTATGCCTTTGGTCGTGAGGAAATGTCGATGGCCACGGTGGAAAACCTCTTGGATATCCCGATTGATTATTATGTGAAGGTCAATATGGAGGGCTTTAAGGATATTGTGGACGCTGTTGGTGGGATTCAAGTGACAAATGAGTTGAATTTCACCATTGAAGGGAATCAATTTAAAAAGGGCTTGAATCAACTGGATGGTATACAGGCGTTGGCCTATGTCCGGATGCGAAAAGAGGACCCTAACGGTGATTACGGGCGCCAGGAACGGCAGAGACAGGTGATTCAGGGGATTATCAGTAAAGGAGCAAGCTTTAGCTCCCTGACCCGCTTTGATGAGATATTTGCGGCCTTAGGTAAAAATGTCCGCACCAACCTGACCTTTAATGAGATGATGAATATTCAGAAGAACTATAAAGCCGCTGCCGGAAGTGTGGAGCAGATTCAAATGACAGGTGAAAACAAGAAGATTGATAAAATCTTCTATATCATTGTGCCTGATGAGGAAATCCAAAAGGTGCAGACTGAATTGAAGACCCATTTAGAAATGAAATAA
- the pseB gene encoding UDP-N-acetylglucosamine 4,6-dehydratase (inverting), whose amino-acid sequence MLTFKNQTILVTGGTGSFGKKFVKRMLANQVKKVIVFSRDELKQYEMAQEFTDPRIRFFIGDVRDKERLFRAFDGVDIVVHAAALKHVGVCEYNPFEAIRTNVLGAQNIIEAALDRGVSKVIALSTDKAANPVNLYGATKLASDKLFVAANSYSGSKKTRFAVVRYGNVAGSRGSVIPFFQKVKETGKIPITDERMTRFWITLDQGVQFVIDNLARMKGGEIFVPKIPSMRVTDLAAAMAPDCKIEIVGIRPGEKLHETMITEDDSRHTIDYGSYYVIQPEFPWWDASRAKDGDLLPEGFIYASHTNHHWLSVAELRKLVNDQNLTIS is encoded by the coding sequence TTGTTAACCTTTAAAAATCAAACCATTCTTGTGACAGGTGGAACGGGGTCGTTTGGGAAAAAGTTCGTTAAGAGAATGTTGGCTAATCAGGTAAAAAAAGTGATTGTCTTTAGTCGTGATGAATTAAAGCAATATGAAATGGCGCAGGAATTTACCGACCCGCGAATTCGCTTCTTTATCGGAGATGTGCGTGACAAGGAGCGATTATTCCGAGCCTTTGACGGTGTCGATATTGTGGTCCATGCCGCTGCCTTAAAGCATGTGGGCGTGTGTGAGTATAATCCCTTCGAAGCCATCCGGACGAATGTGTTAGGTGCGCAAAATATCATTGAAGCTGCCCTTGATCGCGGGGTCTCCAAGGTCATCGCCTTAAGCACGGATAAAGCCGCCAATCCTGTCAATCTTTACGGTGCCACCAAGCTTGCCTCGGATAAATTATTTGTCGCTGCTAATTCCTATAGCGGCTCGAAGAAAACCCGCTTTGCGGTCGTGCGGTACGGAAATGTTGCCGGCAGCCGCGGCAGTGTGATTCCTTTTTTTCAAAAAGTAAAGGAAACAGGCAAAATCCCGATTACTGATGAAAGAATGACCCGCTTCTGGATTACGTTAGACCAGGGGGTACAGTTTGTCATAGACAATCTTGCCAGAATGAAGGGCGGAGAAATTTTCGTTCCGAAGATTCCAAGTATGAGGGTGACTGACTTGGCTGCTGCCATGGCACCAGATTGCAAAATCGAAATTGTCGGCATTCGACCGGGGGAAAAACTGCATGAAACGATGATTACCGAGGATGATAGCCGCCATACCATAGATTACGGCAGCTATTATGTGATTCAGCCTGAATTTCCTTGGTGGGATGCTTCCCGTGCGAAGGATGGAGACCTTCTGCCCGAAGGCTTCATCTATGCAAGCCATACGAATCATCATTGGCTTAGCGTTGCCGAGCTGCGCAAGCTAGTTAACGATCAAAATTTAACCATATCGTAA
- a CDS encoding CgeB family protein, translating into MKIVLITSGYAGIYPFLEKSIQAALTALDHPFITIAPEYTTQSVEQIENFQPDFILVFVGYKLQQDFLPFFKQKGYRLGIWFTEDPFYLDESIRLAEMFHNIFTIDLGAYEYYTKVLQGKKIYHLPLGTDSAQYFPSQSNHPVLYDLCLIGYPYPERVQLAHLIAEQTPYQLLVAGPLWRRAMQGIAHQRVMVINKWIHPGIVNQLYHQSRMILNPHRSHLFHKNKNSLGIENKSLNNRTFDIAACGGFQLITAKPDTVLHFDSKCELVSYTTVEECLKLIHTFIHDDEKRANYSRRAMERVLSSHTFHHRMQRMIDFLQ; encoded by the coding sequence ATGAAAATAGTATTGATCACATCGGGATATGCAGGCATCTATCCTTTTTTAGAAAAATCGATTCAAGCTGCACTTACAGCCCTTGACCACCCTTTTATCACGATAGCTCCAGAATATACGACACAAAGCGTTGAACAAATCGAAAACTTCCAGCCGGATTTTATCCTTGTCTTTGTTGGCTACAAGCTCCAGCAGGACTTCCTTCCATTCTTCAAGCAGAAAGGATATCGTCTCGGGATTTGGTTTACTGAGGATCCCTTTTATCTAGACGAATCGATTCGTTTAGCTGAAATGTTCCACAATATCTTCACCATTGATTTAGGCGCCTATGAATACTATACAAAAGTCCTTCAGGGCAAAAAAATTTATCATCTTCCTTTAGGAACCGATTCGGCACAGTACTTCCCTTCTCAATCAAACCATCCAGTCTTGTATGATTTATGTCTAATTGGTTATCCATACCCGGAAAGAGTTCAGCTTGCCCATTTGATAGCTGAACAAACCCCCTATCAGTTATTGGTTGCAGGTCCCTTATGGAGACGTGCCATGCAAGGTATTGCGCACCAGAGAGTCATGGTCATCAATAAATGGATCCACCCTGGCATCGTTAACCAGTTATATCATCAATCAAGGATGATTCTAAATCCTCATCGGTCACACCTTTTTCACAAAAACAAAAACTCGCTTGGGATTGAAAACAAAAGCCTTAATAATCGGACCTTTGACATTGCTGCCTGTGGTGGATTTCAGCTGATCACGGCAAAGCCGGATACCGTCTTACACTTTGACAGCAAATGTGAATTGGTGAGCTATACAACAGTGGAAGAATGTCTAAAGCTCATACACACGTTTATCCATGACGACGAGAAAAGGGCTAATTATTCCCGGAGGGCTATGGAGAGAGTCCTAAGCAGCCATACCTTCCATCACCGCATGCAGAGGATGATCGACTTTTTACAATAA